The Shewanella japonica genome has a window encoding:
- the tsaD gene encoding tRNA (adenosine(37)-N6)-threonylcarbamoyltransferase complex transferase subunit TsaD has product MRVLGIETSCDETGIAVFDDEQGLLSHALYSQVKLHADYGGVVPELASRDHVRKIVPLIKQALKEANSTVDDIDGIAFTKGPGLIGALLVGACVGRSLAYSWDKPAIGVHHMEGHLLAPMLEDDAPEFPFLALLVSGGHSMLVKVDGIGQYEVLGESVDDAAGEAFDKTAKLMGLDYPGGPRLAKLASKGVEAGYKFPRPMTDKPGLNFSFSGLKTFTANTIAAEPDDEQTRANIARAFEEAVVDTLAIKCQRALKLTGYNRLVVAGGVSANTRLRENLATMMAKLNGEVFYPRGEFCTDNGAMIAFAGLQRLKAGQTEDLEVKGQPRWPLDTLDAI; this is encoded by the coding sequence ATGCGGGTTTTAGGTATTGAAACATCTTGTGATGAAACAGGAATTGCTGTGTTTGATGACGAGCAAGGATTGTTATCACATGCTTTATATAGTCAAGTAAAGTTACATGCTGATTATGGCGGCGTTGTACCTGAGTTAGCCTCACGAGATCATGTTCGTAAAATTGTCCCATTAATTAAGCAAGCGTTAAAAGAGGCCAATTCAACGGTCGATGACATTGATGGTATTGCCTTTACCAAAGGCCCTGGCTTAATTGGTGCTTTATTAGTGGGGGCATGTGTAGGTCGCTCTTTAGCCTATTCATGGGATAAACCTGCGATTGGTGTACATCACATGGAAGGGCATTTACTTGCGCCGATGCTTGAAGATGATGCGCCAGAGTTTCCTTTTCTTGCTTTATTGGTATCTGGCGGACACTCGATGCTTGTTAAGGTCGATGGTATCGGCCAATACGAAGTGTTAGGCGAATCAGTGGATGATGCGGCAGGTGAAGCGTTCGATAAAACCGCTAAATTAATGGGGCTAGATTATCCTGGCGGACCTCGCTTAGCTAAGCTTGCATCAAAAGGTGTCGAAGCGGGTTACAAGTTCCCAAGACCAATGACAGACAAACCAGGCTTAAATTTCAGTTTTTCAGGTTTGAAAACATTTACTGCCAATACAATTGCTGCAGAGCCTGATGATGAACAAACACGTGCTAATATTGCGCGTGCGTTTGAAGAAGCGGTAGTGGATACGCTTGCGATAAAATGTCAACGAGCCCTTAAATTAACCGGTTATAACCGACTTGTCGTCGCAGGTGGAGTCAGCGCCAATACTCGTTTAAGAGAAAATCTCGCGACTATGATGGCAAAGCTCAATGGTGAGGTATTTTATCCGCGTGGTGAATTTTGTACCGATAATGGCGCTATGATTGCTTTCGCTGGTTTACAGCGCCTAAAAGCAGGACAAACCGAAGATTTAGAAGTGAAAGGTCAGCCTCGCTGGCCTTTAGATACGTTAGATGCCATTTAA
- the rpsU gene encoding 30S ribosomal protein S21: protein MPIIKVRENEPFDVALRRFKRSCEKAGILADVRAREFYEKPTSARKRAKAAAVKRLAKKLSRENARRVRLY from the coding sequence ATGCCAATTATTAAAGTACGTGAAAACGAACCATTCGACGTAGCTCTTCGTCGTTTCAAGCGCTCTTGTGAAAAAGCAGGTATCTTAGCTGATGTTCGCGCTCGTGAATTCTACGAGAAGCCAACTTCTGCACGTAAGCGCGCAAAAGCTGCCGCTGTTAAGCGTCTAGCTAAGAAGCTTTCTCGCGAAAACGCACGTCGCGTACGTTTATACTAA
- the plsY gene encoding glycerol-3-phosphate 1-O-acyltransferase PlsY — protein MSAVTITILMIITAYLAGSISSAILVCKLRGLPDPRTEGSGNPGATNVLRIGGASSAALVLFFDMLKGAAPSYFSYVLGQDAVSLGLIAIAACLGHIYPIFFNFQGGKGVATAFGAMAPIGGDLALCLIATWIVFVFLTRYSSLAAILTAILAPVYTWWLDDRFTIPVAMLSLLIVIRHKDNIKRLRIGEESKLSRKKKASTEHN, from the coding sequence TTGAGCGCAGTTACAATCACTATTTTGATGATTATAACCGCCTACTTAGCCGGTTCTATCTCAAGTGCAATTCTCGTATGTAAATTACGTGGTTTGCCAGATCCCCGCACGGAAGGCTCGGGGAATCCAGGCGCAACAAATGTGCTCAGGATTGGTGGTGCCAGTTCAGCGGCATTAGTGTTATTTTTTGACATGCTCAAAGGAGCAGCCCCAAGTTATTTTAGCTATGTGCTAGGACAAGATGCCGTTTCGTTAGGCTTAATCGCTATTGCAGCCTGTTTAGGCCATATCTACCCGATATTTTTTAATTTCCAAGGCGGTAAAGGTGTTGCTACAGCATTTGGTGCTATGGCACCGATTGGCGGGGATTTAGCATTATGTTTAATTGCCACATGGATAGTCTTTGTCTTTTTGACTCGTTATTCATCTCTTGCAGCTATCTTAACCGCCATACTCGCTCCCGTTTATACTTGGTGGCTTGATGACAGGTTTACCATTCCTGTTGCTATGCTGTCACTGCTAATTGTAATTAGGCATAAAGACAACATAAAGCGCTTACGTATTGGTGAAGAAAGTAAGTTATCGAGAAAAAAGAAAGCATCAACTGAACACAATTGA
- the folB gene encoding dihydroneopterin aldolase — MDKVLIRELKVETVIGIYEWEKKIHQTLLIDLDMAWDNKLAAASDDYQHALCYETVSNRLTALITEKPIELIETVAEMVANCLINEFNVLWVKVAVMKPGAVPTAKSVGVVIERGHI, encoded by the coding sequence ATGGATAAAGTATTAATACGCGAACTAAAAGTTGAAACTGTTATCGGTATTTATGAGTGGGAAAAGAAAATACACCAAACATTACTGATAGATTTAGATATGGCTTGGGATAACAAACTGGCTGCCGCTTCAGACGATTATCAACATGCTCTGTGTTATGAAACTGTCTCTAATCGTTTAACTGCGCTAATTACTGAAAAGCCGATAGAGTTGATTGAAACCGTTGCTGAAATGGTCGCTAATTGTTTAATCAATGAATTTAATGTTTTGTGGGTAAAGGTCGCTGTTATGAAACCGGGTGCAGTACCAACGGCAAAATCAGTCGGCGTAGTCATTGAACGTGGTCATATATGA
- the dnaG gene encoding DNA primase has product MAIPRDFINELIARTDIVDLIDHRVPLKKAGKNHSACCPFHSEKSPSFTVSQDKQFYHCFGCGAHGNAIDFIMEYDRLEFVDAIEELAGKLGLDVPREQGTGPKKDQGLSRDLYQLMEEANLYYQSQLRQHSDKQKVIDYLDFRGLSSKVVEQFGIGFAPDGWDGLLGRYRQNQAAQDKLLTAGMLIANDNGKRYDRFRDRLMFPIRDRRGRVVGFGGRVLGDGTPKYLNSPETPIFHKGNELYGLYELKQRHRDPQQVLIVEGYMDVVALAQFDVDYAVASLGTATTAEQFQLLVRSAKEVICCYDGDKAGKAAAWRALETALPLLKPGDVVRFMFLPQGEDPDTMVRQVGKDGFEKLMLDALDLPAFLFETLTAQYGTDKSALAKQAITLIERVQDTVLQNLLLENLAHKIGMNSADDLKKKLGFAVKQQQPMNKKGLQGRGTPLRLAIALLVQRPELGFGLAAQPALAHLQIPGIALLIDLLNLTREQQFNSAQLLEMYREHEQKSALIKLAQWDHQVADENLVQEFKQTLIWLNNQYIEQRYQELSLKQTLTKAEKIQLTKLISIMKGIA; this is encoded by the coding sequence ATGGCGATACCTCGTGACTTTATCAATGAGCTCATAGCTCGCACAGACATTGTTGATCTGATTGATCATCGTGTTCCTTTGAAAAAAGCAGGGAAAAATCACTCTGCGTGTTGTCCTTTTCATAGCGAAAAATCACCTTCATTTACCGTGAGTCAAGATAAGCAGTTTTATCACTGTTTTGGCTGTGGTGCCCATGGCAATGCCATCGATTTTATTATGGAATATGATCGATTGGAGTTTGTTGATGCCATTGAGGAACTCGCTGGTAAATTGGGATTAGATGTACCAAGAGAACAAGGTACGGGTCCCAAAAAAGATCAAGGTTTGAGTCGCGATTTATATCAATTGATGGAAGAAGCCAATCTTTACTATCAAAGTCAATTGCGCCAGCACTCAGACAAACAAAAAGTCATCGACTATTTAGATTTTCGCGGACTGTCTTCAAAAGTAGTAGAACAATTTGGAATAGGCTTTGCGCCAGATGGCTGGGATGGCCTTTTAGGTAGATACCGTCAAAACCAAGCTGCACAAGACAAGTTGCTAACTGCTGGCATGCTAATCGCCAATGATAACGGTAAGCGCTATGACCGGTTTAGAGATCGGTTAATGTTTCCAATTCGCGACCGCAGAGGTCGTGTAGTTGGCTTTGGTGGTCGAGTTTTAGGCGATGGAACACCAAAGTACTTGAATTCGCCAGAAACGCCCATATTTCATAAGGGCAACGAGCTTTACGGCCTTTATGAGTTAAAACAGCGTCATCGAGATCCACAACAAGTGTTGATTGTTGAAGGATATATGGACGTTGTTGCATTAGCCCAATTTGATGTAGATTATGCTGTTGCTTCATTAGGTACTGCGACAACAGCTGAACAATTTCAGTTACTTGTACGTAGTGCTAAAGAAGTCATTTGTTGCTACGACGGTGATAAAGCAGGTAAAGCCGCTGCTTGGCGTGCACTTGAAACTGCACTGCCCTTATTAAAGCCAGGTGATGTGGTTCGGTTTATGTTTTTACCCCAAGGCGAAGATCCAGATACGATGGTTCGTCAAGTTGGTAAAGACGGTTTTGAAAAATTAATGCTCGATGCGCTCGACTTGCCCGCATTCTTATTTGAGACATTAACAGCCCAATATGGCACAGATAAAAGTGCACTGGCCAAACAAGCCATTACACTCATTGAACGAGTACAAGATACCGTTCTACAGAATTTACTCTTAGAGAATCTTGCGCATAAAATTGGTATGAATAGCGCAGATGATTTAAAGAAAAAATTGGGTTTTGCTGTTAAACAACAGCAGCCTATGAATAAAAAGGGCTTACAAGGTCGTGGTACGCCATTGCGATTAGCAATTGCATTATTAGTGCAACGTCCTGAATTAGGGTTTGGCCTAGCTGCTCAACCCGCATTAGCCCATTTGCAAATCCCTGGCATTGCATTGCTCATTGATTTGCTAAACTTAACTCGTGAACAACAGTTTAACAGCGCACAACTACTTGAGATGTATCGAGAGCACGAACAAAAAAGTGCCTTGATAAAATTGGCCCAATGGGACCACCAAGTGGCGGATGAAAACTTAGTTCAGGAGTTTAAGCAAACCTTGATCTGGCTGAACAATCAATATATTGAACAGCGCTATCAAGAACTGAGTCTTAAACAAACTCTAACAAAAGCTGAAAAAATTCAGCTAACGAAGCTGATTTCTATCATGAAAGGCATTGCGTAA
- a CDS encoding GatB/YqeY domain-containing protein, which yields MSLVEQLKDQMKEAMRAKDKARLGTIRMALSAVKQIEVDTRETLTDEQTIAVLTKMVKQRRDSIAQYESAGRPELAASEAEEIQVIETFLPSPLTEEEVAAIIDEAIAQVGASSMADMGKVMGALKSKVQGRADMGAIGSQIRAKLN from the coding sequence ATGAGCCTAGTTGAACAGCTAAAAGACCAAATGAAAGAAGCCATGCGTGCCAAAGATAAGGCACGTTTGGGGACTATTCGTATGGCATTGTCTGCCGTTAAACAGATTGAAGTGGATACCCGCGAAACTCTGACTGACGAACAAACAATAGCCGTTTTAACCAAAATGGTAAAACAACGTCGCGATTCTATTGCTCAATATGAGTCAGCAGGTCGCCCGGAGTTAGCAGCATCTGAAGCAGAAGAGATTCAAGTTATTGAAACTTTCTTGCCTTCTCCTTTAACAGAAGAAGAAGTTGCGGCAATTATTGATGAAGCTATCGCTCAGGTAGGTGCATCATCCATGGCGGATATGGGCAAAGTAATGGGAGCATTAAAATCTAAAGTTCAAGGCCGTGCAGATATGGGTGCCATTGGCAGCCAAATTCGTGCTAAATTAAACTAG